In Cervus elaphus chromosome 5, mCerEla1.1, whole genome shotgun sequence, the following proteins share a genomic window:
- the LOC122695074 gene encoding LOW QUALITY PROTEIN: keratin-associated protein 9-8-like (The sequence of the model RefSeq protein was modified relative to this genomic sequence to represent the inferred CDS: substituted 1 base at 1 genomic stop codon), which produces MTHSCCSPFHQPICCRTTCCQPTCVTPCCQPTGCGSSQPCCCPVCCQTACCQPTGCSRPCQPTCCETICCQPSCPPTCYQTSETTCCRTICHKPACVTTCCQPTCCGSSSCGQTFSGSSCGQSCCQLVXCAPVYCHRICYHPTSCCLPGCQDQSCGSSCCQPCCHPICCQTTCCRTTCCCPSCVSTCCPSSC; this is translated from the coding sequence ATGACCCACTCTTGCTGCTCTCCATTCCATCAGCCTATCTGCTGTAGGACCACCTGCTGCCAACCTACTTGTGTGACCCCCTGCTGTCAGCCCACTGGCTGTGGCTCCAGCCAGCCTTGCTGCTGTCCTGTCTGCTGCCAAACTGCCTGCTGCCAGCCCACAGGTTGCAGCAGACCCTGTCAGCCCACCTGCTGTGAGACCATCTGCTGccagccctcctgccccccaacTTGCTATCAAACTAGTGAAACCACCTGCTGTAGGACCATCTGCCACAAGCCTGCTTGTGTGACCACCTGCTGTCAGCCCACCTGCTGTGGCTCCAGCAGCTGTGGACAAACCTTCAGTGGGTCCAGCTGCGGCCAGTCTTGCTGCCAGCTGGTATGATGTGCACCTGTATACTGCCACAGAATCTGCTACCACCCCACGAGCTGCTGCCTGCCTGGGTGCCAAGACCAGAGCTGTGgatccagctgctgccagccttgcTGCCACCCCATCTGCTGTCAGACCACCTGCTGTAGGACCACCTGCTGCTGCCCCAGCTGTGTGTCCACCTGCTGCCCTTCCTCCTGCTGA